One Buchnera aphidicola (Panaphis juglandis) DNA segment encodes these proteins:
- the tuf gene encoding elongation factor Tu, whose product MSKEKFKRLKTHINVGTIGHVDHGKTTLTAAITTVLSKHYGGSARAFEQIDNAPEEKARGITINTSHVEYDTKIRHYAHVDCPGHADYIKNMITGAAQMDGAVLVVAATDGPMPQTREHILLARQVGVPHMVVFLNKCDMVDDEELLELVEMEVRDLLTQYDFPGDNIPIIRGSALKALEGDKIWEDKILDLSNALDNYIPNPKRDIDQPFLLPIEDVFSISGRGTVVTGRVEKGVVKVGEEVEIVGIKPTTKTICTGVEMFRKLLDEGRAGENVGILLRGTKRDEIERGQVLAKPGSIHPHTKFESEVYILSKEEGGRHTPFFKGYRPQFYFRTTDVTGFIELPDGVEMVMPGDNIKMVVTLIHPVAMGEGLRFAIREGGKTVGAGVVIKIIN is encoded by the coding sequence GTGTCTAAAGAAAAATTTAAAAGATTAAAAACACATATTAATGTTGGAACTATTGGTCATGTAGATCATGGAAAGACTACATTAACTGCTGCCATTACAACTGTATTATCTAAACATTATGGTGGATCAGCTCGTGCTTTTGAACAGATTGATAACGCTCCAGAGGAAAAAGCTCGTGGTATTACTATTAATACATCACACGTTGAGTATGATACAAAAATTAGGCATTATGCTCATGTTGATTGTCCAGGTCATGCAGATTATATTAAAAATATGATTACTGGTGCAGCTCAAATGGATGGTGCTGTATTAGTTGTTGCTGCAACAGATGGGCCAATGCCACAAACACGTGAGCATATTTTATTAGCCCGTCAAGTTGGTGTTCCTCATATGGTAGTTTTTTTAAATAAATGTGATATGGTAGATGATGAAGAGTTATTAGAATTAGTGGAAATGGAAGTTCGTGATTTATTAACACAGTATGATTTTCCAGGTGATAATATTCCTATTATTAGGGGTTCTGCTTTAAAAGCATTAGAAGGGGATAAAATTTGGGAAGATAAAATTTTGGATTTATCAAATGCATTAGATAATTATATTCCTAATCCAAAAAGAGATATTGATCAACCATTTTTATTACCTATTGAAGATGTATTTTCGATTTCTGGTAGAGGGACAGTTGTTACGGGGAGAGTAGAAAAAGGTGTTGTAAAAGTTGGTGAAGAAGTGGAGATCGTTGGGATTAAACCAACAACGAAAACCATTTGTACTGGAGTAGAGATGTTTAGAAAATTATTAGATGAAGGAAGAGCAGGGGAAAATGTTGGAATATTGTTGCGTGGTACAAAACGTGATGAAATAGAACGTGGTCAAGTATTGGCTAAACCAGGTAGTATTCATCCACATACAAAATTTGAATCTGAAGTTTATATTTTATCTAAAGAGGAAGGTGGTCGACATACTCCATTTTTTAAAGGATATCGTCCGCAATTTTATTTTAGGACGACTGATGTTACAGGTTTTATTGAATTACCAGATGGGGTAGAGATGGTTATGCCTGGTGATAATATTAAAATGGTTGTAACATTGATTCATCCTGTTGCAATGGGTGAGGGTTTAAGATTTGCAATTCGTGAGGGTGGTAAAACGGTTGGTGCAGGTGTAGTAATTAAGATTATTAATTAG
- the rplB gene encoding 50S ribosomal protein L2, translated as MVVIKCNPTSPGRRHVVKIVNQKLYKGRPLLSLLQHNNKSGGRNNCGRITTRHIGGRHKRLYRCIDFKRCKDNIYARVERLEYDPNRSANIALILYQDGSRSYILAPKGLEVNHQVISGINIDIKIGNSLPIMNIPTGTLIHNIELRVGKGGQIARTAGNYAQIVSIEDKYVSLRLRSGEIRKVNAHCRATIGEVSNSEHMLRMLGKAGASRWRGIRPTVRGTAMNPIDHPHGGGEGRNFGKHPVTPWGKQTKGKKTRRNKRTDRFILKNRSNKK; from the coding sequence ATGGTAGTAATTAAATGTAATCCTACTTCTCCAGGTCGTCGTCATGTTGTAAAAATAGTAAATCAAAAACTTTATAAAGGTCGACCATTGTTATCGTTATTACAACATAATAATAAAAGTGGTGGAAGAAATAATTGTGGTCGTATTACAACTCGACATATTGGAGGAAGACATAAACGTTTATATCGTTGTATTGATTTTAAACGTTGTAAAGACAACATATATGCTCGAGTGGAAAGATTAGAGTATGATCCAAATAGATCTGCTAATATAGCATTAATTTTATATCAAGATGGTTCAAGAAGTTATATTCTTGCTCCAAAAGGTTTAGAAGTCAATCATCAGGTTATTTCAGGAATAAATATTGATATTAAAATTGGTAATAGTTTACCAATTATGAATATCCCTACAGGAACTTTGATTCATAACATTGAATTGCGTGTAGGAAAAGGTGGACAAATTGCTAGGACAGCAGGAAATTATGCTCAAATTGTTTCTATAGAAGATAAATATGTTAGTTTACGTTTACGATCTGGTGAAATTCGTAAAGTTAATGCTCATTGTAGAGCGACTATTGGTGAAGTGAGTAATTCAGAACATATGTTACGTATGTTGGGTAAGGCTGGTGCATCACGTTGGAGAGGAATTCGCCCTACAGTAAGAGGTACTGCAATGAATCCGATTGATCATCCTCATGGAGGTGGAGAAGGAAGAAACTTTGGTAAACATCCTGTAACACCATGGGGAAAACAAACAAAAGGTAAAAAAACTCGCCGTAACAAACGTACAGATCGTTTTATTTTAAAGAATCGTAGTAATAAAAAATAA
- the rpsS gene encoding 30S ribosomal protein S19 — MPRSLRKGPFIDVSLLRKVEKAIISGSKKLIKTWSRRSTIFPNMVGLTISVHNGRQHIPVFITEEMVGHKLGEFSLTRTYRGHIADKKIKKKVG; from the coding sequence ATGCCTCGATCACTTAGAAAAGGCCCATTTATTGATGTTAGTTTATTAAGAAAAGTGGAAAAAGCAATAATTTCTGGTAGTAAAAAATTAATAAAAACTTGGTCTAGACGTTCTACTATTTTCCCTAATATGGTTGGTTTAACAATATCTGTACATAATGGCAGACAGCATATTCCAGTGTTTATTACAGAAGAAATGGTTGGTCATAAATTAGGTGAATTTTCTTTAACAAGAACGTATCGTGGACATATTGCTGATAAAAAAATTAAAAAAAAAGTAGGGTAA
- the rplC gene encoding 50S ribosomal protein L3, producing the protein MVGLVGKKIGMTRLFNESGCMIPITVLEIKKNYIIQIKDKFRDGYSAIQVTTGIKKKKNVLKSEIGHFLKSGVDCGCGLWEFKTLEIDNFHLGQPLDLSLFVKIKKVDVSGYTKGKGFSGTVKRWNFKMQDATHGNSLSHRAPGSIGQNQTPGRVFKGKKMSGHLGNVKVTIQNLKIFKIDIKENLLLLKGSVPGSNGGNIIVNPAIKS; encoded by the coding sequence ATGGTAGGATTAGTTGGAAAAAAAATTGGAATGACGCGTTTATTCAATGAAAGTGGTTGTATGATTCCAATTACAGTTTTAGAAATTAAAAAAAATTATATTATACAAATTAAAGATAAATTTCGTGATGGGTATTCTGCTATTCAAGTTACAACGGGAATAAAAAAGAAAAAAAATGTATTAAAATCAGAAATAGGTCATTTTTTAAAATCTGGTGTTGATTGTGGTTGTGGTTTGTGGGAATTTAAAACATTAGAAATAGATAATTTTCATCTTGGTCAACCATTGGATTTAAGTTTATTTGTTAAGATTAAAAAAGTAGATGTTTCTGGATATACTAAAGGTAAGGGATTTTCTGGAACTGTTAAAAGATGGAACTTTAAGATGCAGGATGCGACACATGGAAACTCATTATCGCATAGAGCACCTGGTTCTATTGGTCAGAATCAAACACCAGGTAGAGTTTTTAAGGGTAAGAAAATGTCTGGTCATTTAGGTAATGTGAAAGTTACAATACAGAACTTAAAAATTTTTAAAATTGATATTAAAGAAAATTTGTTGTTATTAAAAGGTTCAGTTCCTGGTTCAAATGGTGGTAATATTATTGTGAATCCAGCAATAAAATCATAA
- the rplW gene encoding 50S ribosomal protein L23, with translation MISKYNIFKVVHSPHVSEKSNMLFKKHDIIILKVSINSTKQDIKLAVQQLFSISVRSVNTVFVKGKIKKKGKYNTRRKNWKKAYIRLQKGQNLNVINNII, from the coding sequence ATGATTTCGAAATATAATATTTTTAAAGTTGTTCATTCACCACATGTTTCTGAAAAATCAAATATGTTGTTTAAAAAACATGATATTATTATTTTAAAAGTATCTATTAATTCTACTAAACAGGATATTAAATTAGCGGTTCAACAATTATTTTCAATTTCTGTTAGAAGTGTAAATACTGTTTTTGTAAAAGGTAAAATAAAAAAAAAAGGTAAATATAATACTCGTCGTAAAAATTGGAAAAAAGCATATATTAGATTACAAAAAGGTCAGAATTTAAATGTTATTAATAATATTATATAA
- the rplD gene encoding 50S ribosomal protein L4 — MKLIVQDEQSLISVSDEVFNKNFNATLVHQVVTSYFSMARQGSRAQKNKSEVSGSGKKPWRQKGTGRARSGSIRSPIWRSGGVTFAAKSKLYIHKINKKMYRGALKSILSKLVHQNRLMVFKDFSILESKTKILLNKLKEISIMDVLIITLNIDHNLLLASRNLYKVHTKPVNKIDPASLIYFKNVIITIEAIKALEDRLI, encoded by the coding sequence ATGAAATTAATTGTTCAAGATGAACAATCATTGATTTCAGTTTCTGATGAGGTGTTTAATAAAAATTTCAACGCGACTCTTGTACATCAAGTGGTTACTTCATATTTTTCGATGGCTCGACAAGGTAGTCGAGCTCAAAAAAATAAATCTGAAGTTTCCGGTTCTGGTAAAAAACCGTGGCGTCAAAAAGGTACTGGTAGAGCTAGATCTGGTTCAATTAGAAGTCCAATTTGGCGTTCTGGAGGTGTAACTTTTGCAGCAAAATCTAAATTATATATTCATAAAATTAATAAAAAAATGTATCGTGGAGCTTTAAAAAGCATTTTATCTAAACTTGTTCATCAGAATCGATTGATGGTTTTTAAAGATTTTTCAATACTAGAGTCAAAAACAAAGATACTATTAAATAAATTAAAAGAAATATCTATTATGGATGTATTAATTATTACCCTAAATATTGATCATAATTTATTATTAGCATCTCGTAATTTATATAAGGTACATACTAAGCCAGTAAATAAAATTGATCCAGCGAGTTTAATTTATTTTAAAAATGTTATTATTACTATAGAAGCAATTAAAGCACTGGAGGATCGTTTAATATGA
- the rpsJ gene encoding 30S ribosomal protein S10 — protein sequence MQNQRIRIRLKAFDHRLIDQSTFEIVSTAKRTGAQVKGPIPLPTKKERFTVLISPHVDKDARDQYEIRTHKRLIDIVQPTEKTVDALMRLDLAAGVDVQISLD from the coding sequence ATGCAGAACCAAAGAATTCGTATTCGACTTAAAGCATTTGATCATCGTTTAATTGATCAATCTACTTTTGAAATTGTTTCTACAGCTAAAAGAACAGGAGCTCAAGTTAAAGGTCCAATTCCTTTACCAACAAAAAAAGAGCGATTCACGGTATTGATATCTCCTCATGTTGATAAAGATGCTCGTGATCAATATGAAATTCGTACACATAAAAGGCTTATCGATATTGTTCAACCTACTGAGAAAACAGTAGATGCATTAATGAGATTGGATTTAGCAGCTGGTGTAGATGTACAAATTAGTTTAGATTAA